One stretch of Sphingomonas sp. HF-S4 DNA includes these proteins:
- a CDS encoding oligogalacturonate lyase family protein gives MRLGRAICQGFVAASLLVASAAAADPAAQWVDSLTGHKVIRISREADSASLYFHQNSYTPQGDKMVISVPGGISVIDLKSWEVTPLVKGKGLILLFTGRKTRTAYYQTRAGEGKPWSIHAADIDTGKTRKIAEIKEGFIGSINADETLLLGQWAETDKPLQPGAKPGDNNKFGQAQYAANWPDGRPMTYADAKEVRLNDRLEAKVPMEIFTIDVKTGARKVVTASTDWLNHIQFSPTDPQQIMYCHEGPWHKVDRIWTIRADGTGKRLVHTRTMNMEIAGHEFFSPDGKTIWYDLQTPRGEVFWLAGYDLETGKRRWYNVERNEWSVHFNQSPDHKLFSGDGGDSEMVAHAPDGKYLYLFTPKAIPDVAGIHAPGAENLISPGTLDSEKLVDMRKHDYRLEPNMTFTPDGKWIVFRANFEGANHIYAVEVVKAPAK, from the coding sequence ATGCGGCTGGGACGCGCAATTTGCCAGGGGTTTGTGGCGGCGTCGCTGTTGGTGGCGAGCGCCGCGGCAGCCGACCCTGCGGCGCAATGGGTCGACTCGCTGACCGGGCACAAGGTGATCCGGATCAGCCGCGAAGCCGACAGCGCCAGCCTTTATTTCCACCAGAACAGCTACACGCCCCAGGGCGACAAGATGGTGATCTCCGTCCCCGGCGGGATCTCGGTGATCGACCTCAAGAGCTGGGAAGTCACCCCGCTGGTCAAGGGCAAGGGGCTGATCCTGCTGTTCACCGGCCGCAAGACCCGCACCGCCTACTACCAGACGCGCGCCGGCGAGGGGAAACCCTGGAGCATCCACGCCGCCGATATCGACACCGGCAAGACGCGGAAGATCGCCGAGATCAAGGAAGGCTTCATCGGCTCGATCAACGCCGACGAGACCCTGCTGCTCGGCCAATGGGCGGAGACCGACAAGCCGCTCCAGCCCGGCGCCAAGCCCGGCGACAACAACAAGTTCGGCCAGGCGCAATATGCCGCCAACTGGCCTGACGGCCGCCCCATGACCTACGCCGACGCCAAGGAAGTCCGCCTCAACGACCGGCTCGAGGCCAAGGTGCCGATGGAGATTTTCACGATCGACGTGAAGACGGGGGCGCGCAAGGTGGTGACTGCGTCGACCGACTGGCTGAACCACATCCAGTTCTCGCCGACCGACCCGCAGCAGATCATGTATTGCCACGAAGGGCCGTGGCACAAGGTCGACCGGATCTGGACGATCCGCGCCGACGGGACGGGCAAGAGGCTCGTCCACACCCGCACGATGAACATGGAGATCGCGGGCCACGAGTTCTTCTCGCCCGACGGCAAGACGATCTGGTACGATCTCCAGACGCCGCGCGGCGAAGTGTTCTGGCTGGCGGGCTACGACCTCGAGACCGGCAAGCGCCGCTGGTACAATGTCGAGCGCAACGAATGGTCGGTGCACTTCAACCAGTCGCCCGATCACAAGCTCTTCTCGGGCGACGGCGGCGACAGCGAGATGGTCGCGCACGCCCCGGACGGCAAATACCTCTATCTGTTCACGCCCAAGGCTATCCCCGACGTTGCCGGCATCCACGCGCCGGGTGCCGAGAACCTGATCTCGCCGGGCACGCTCGACTCGGAGAAGCTGGTCGACATGCGCAAGCACGATTACCGGCTCGAGCCCAACATGACCTTCACGCCGGACGGGAAGTGGATCGTGTTCCGCGCCAATTTCGAAGGCGCGAACCACATCTACGCCGTCGAAGTGGTCAAGGCGCCGGCGAAGTGA
- a CDS encoding glycoside hydrolase family 28 protein: MRQQSVRVTAPFDMPAIAIPDFGAVRGFPITEQGAKPDDQRANQAAIADAIAAASAAGGGRVVIPAGIWATGPIHLRSNVELHLEKGATLAFSPDPADYLPAVPTSWEGIECLNYSPLIYAYDCENIAITGQGTLLARLDTWAIWYARPKPHMDALVALYQMARKGVPVGRRDMTDGEANLRPHFLQFNRCRHVLVEGIRIENSPFWTIHPYLCRDVVIRGVQIEAHGHNNDGVDPEMSQNVLIEHCVFDQGDDAISVKSGRDHDGWRLNTPARNVVMRNCRVKNGHQLMAIGSELSGGVENVFVDDCHFDATGSGAKSTIQNILFVKTNERRGGFVRNIHLSNVSATEVAGGVLSVDTDVLYQWRTLTPTYDRRLTPIAGLHVSDVRVAEAKFVCEIKGQAELPVRDVTLRRVNVTKVSGTPVQGEHVMGLRVET, encoded by the coding sequence GTGCGCCAACAGAGTGTCCGTGTCACTGCGCCGTTCGACATGCCGGCGATCGCGATCCCCGATTTCGGCGCGGTGCGCGGCTTCCCGATCACCGAACAGGGGGCAAAGCCCGACGACCAGCGCGCCAACCAGGCCGCGATCGCCGATGCAATTGCTGCAGCCTCTGCCGCCGGCGGCGGACGCGTGGTGATCCCGGCGGGGATCTGGGCGACCGGGCCGATCCATTTGCGGAGCAATGTCGAGCTGCACCTCGAAAAGGGCGCGACGCTCGCCTTCTCGCCCGACCCCGCCGACTATCTGCCCGCGGTGCCGACGAGCTGGGAAGGCATCGAGTGCCTCAATTATTCGCCGCTGATCTACGCCTATGATTGCGAGAATATCGCGATCACCGGCCAGGGCACCTTGCTCGCCCGGCTCGACACCTGGGCGATCTGGTATGCGCGGCCCAAGCCGCACATGGACGCGCTGGTCGCGCTCTACCAGATGGCGCGGAAGGGCGTGCCGGTCGGCCGCCGCGACATGACCGACGGGGAAGCCAATCTCCGCCCGCATTTCCTCCAGTTCAATCGCTGCCGCCACGTGCTGGTCGAGGGAATCCGCATCGAAAACAGCCCGTTTTGGACGATCCATCCCTATCTCTGCCGCGACGTCGTGATCCGCGGCGTGCAGATCGAGGCGCACGGCCACAACAATGACGGGGTTGATCCCGAGATGAGCCAGAACGTGCTGATCGAGCATTGCGTGTTCGACCAGGGCGACGACGCGATCTCGGTCAAGTCGGGCCGCGACCATGACGGTTGGCGGCTGAACACCCCGGCGCGCAACGTGGTGATGCGCAACTGCCGCGTGAAGAACGGCCACCAGCTGATGGCGATCGGCAGCGAGCTATCGGGCGGCGTCGAGAATGTGTTCGTCGACGATTGCCATTTCGACGCGACGGGCTCCGGCGCGAAGAGCACGATCCAGAACATCCTGTTCGTCAAGACCAACGAGCGTCGCGGCGGCTTCGTGCGCAACATCCACCTGTCGAACGTCAGCGCGACCGAAGTCGCCGGTGGGGTGCTCAGCGTCGATACCGACGTGCTGTACCAGTGGCGCACGCTCACCCCGACCTACGACCGTCGGCTGACGCCGATCGCGGGGCTGCACGTCAGCGATGTGCGGGTCGCCGAGGCGAAGTTCGTATGCGAGATCAAGGGCCAGGCCGAACTGCCCGTGCGCGACGTGACGCTGCGGCGAGTGAACGTGACGAAGGTGAGCGGTACGCCCGTGCAGGGCGAGCATGTCATGGGGTTGCGGGTGGAGACGTGA
- a CDS encoding glycoside hydrolase family protein, with protein sequence MAALAAVATPPLGALSQSDEAEAVPVVGPKPFIAYFRPAPAKALSRTAWGAAEVGPRDIRNGLEDVTMTRWNYWDGQILKGPDRKYRMFASRWDQALGHKAWGLSEAVWAISESPFGPYRDMGLTWPGDEAGKGHNITALRLPDGRYAVVTSETRNGDVFVSPSIDGPWRKLGSIMVDQSTFTSVKTPGDLPNTAPAKPWKASNVSLTARPGGGFVIIQRSGQILVSTSNILGPYKVMGDSIYRGLPGLPQRDMRAYEDPVIWFSGGWYHVLVNHWRERRAYHLISRDGVTGWRVQGMAYEPGADFIRYTNGVVNHWNKLERPGVLIENGHVRALTFAVVDTSKESQIGSNGHGSKVIVVPFDGAAMDRDLAKVDRAAPH encoded by the coding sequence GTGGCGGCCTTGGCGGCGGTCGCGACGCCGCCGCTAGGCGCGCTCTCGCAGTCGGACGAGGCAGAGGCCGTGCCGGTGGTCGGGCCGAAGCCCTTCATCGCCTATTTCAGGCCGGCACCAGCCAAGGCGTTGTCGCGGACCGCGTGGGGCGCGGCCGAAGTCGGGCCGCGCGATATCCGCAACGGGCTCGAAGACGTCACGATGACCCGATGGAACTATTGGGACGGGCAGATCCTCAAGGGACCGGACCGCAAATACCGGATGTTCGCGAGCCGCTGGGATCAGGCGCTCGGCCACAAGGCTTGGGGCCTGTCAGAGGCGGTCTGGGCGATCAGTGAATCGCCGTTCGGTCCCTATCGCGACATGGGCCTTACCTGGCCGGGCGACGAAGCGGGCAAGGGGCATAACATCACTGCGCTGCGCCTGCCTGACGGCCGCTACGCGGTGGTAACCAGCGAGACCCGCAACGGCGACGTGTTTGTCTCGCCTTCGATCGACGGACCGTGGCGCAAGCTCGGCAGCATCATGGTCGATCAGAGCACGTTCACGTCGGTAAAGACCCCTGGCGACCTGCCCAATACTGCGCCGGCCAAGCCCTGGAAGGCATCCAACGTCAGCCTGACCGCTCGACCGGGCGGCGGGTTCGTCATCATTCAGCGCTCGGGCCAGATTCTCGTCAGTACCAGCAATATCCTCGGCCCTTACAAGGTGATGGGTGACAGCATCTATCGCGGGCTGCCGGGGCTGCCACAAAGGGACATGCGCGCGTATGAGGATCCGGTGATCTGGTTCAGCGGCGGCTGGTATCACGTGCTCGTCAACCATTGGCGCGAGCGTCGTGCCTATCACCTGATTTCGCGCGACGGCGTGACCGGTTGGCGCGTTCAGGGCATGGCCTATGAGCCCGGCGCCGATTTCATCCGCTATACCAATGGCGTCGTGAACCACTGGAACAAGCTCGAACGGCCAGGCGTGCTGATCGAGAACGGCCATGTCCGCGCGCTGACCTTCGCAGTGGTGGACACATCGAAGGAATCACAGATCGGCAGCAACGGCCATGGCAGCAAAGTCATCGTCGTTCCCTTCGATGGCGCCGCGATGGATCGGGATCTCGCGAAGGTAGACAGGGCGGCACCGCACTAG
- a CDS encoding glycoside hydrolase family 2 protein, protein MIRAAIALALTCYAVPTLAQPTERMSIDKDWRLLVGDKVDAMAVGFDDSDWKRVDVPHDWSIAGPFDEKARATGSGGWLPTGVAWYRKHFALPAGARGRRVFVEFDGVVDRGGVWINGHHVGHRPNGYSSVRYELTPFLKADGENVLAVRADTAAQPASRWYAGGGIYRHARLAISGDIHFDQSGIAVRPAKVTREGADVTVNASIRNAGDKAVNATLSVAIRDPGGQIVAQGESNRGGLDAKGTDALEAKLRVANPRLWDTRDPALYTAEVTLTGADGAMLDKQTERFGIRDARFEAATGFWLNGRNFKLKGVAIHADGGAFGMAVPLAMYERRLRGLMALGVNAVRTAHHPFSPEFLDLCDRLGLIVMNEAFDMWTVAKNPNDYHLFFTDWSSLDARDFVRRDRNHPSVVIWSIGNEIHDTPYPLVAKSIVERLMKIFHAEDPTRPVTMALFRPNTTKDYENGLADMLDVVGQNYRENELAKAHADKPSRKIIGTENSKNRGSWLVVRDNPAYAGMFLWTGVDYLGEADRAGWPVIGNPSGLTDRSDFVKPIGWERAGWWAETPVVKIARRVTEVIDTSELPTMVGVAMPQPRGPGALIDWSPENRAPHPEAVEVYSNAASVELFLNGRSLGSKLRPADDSARRWDVGFAPGTLRAVARDAAGKTVATDELRTAGAPAAIRLTAEAPTMGSDFDSIGFVRVEVVDAKGVVVPSAANRVRIAAEGPGKLVAYDNGSPTEHTPFGAAERPVFGGHALAMLRGTAPGTVRIRATAPGLKAGTATMVTR, encoded by the coding sequence GTGATCCGGGCCGCAATCGCGCTGGCGCTTACCTGCTACGCCGTTCCCACCCTCGCTCAGCCTACCGAGCGGATGTCGATAGACAAGGACTGGCGGCTGCTGGTGGGCGACAAGGTCGATGCGATGGCAGTCGGATTCGACGACAGCGACTGGAAGCGCGTGGACGTGCCGCACGACTGGTCGATCGCTGGTCCGTTCGACGAAAAGGCCCGCGCGACCGGATCGGGCGGCTGGCTGCCCACCGGCGTGGCCTGGTATCGCAAGCATTTCGCGCTGCCGGCCGGCGCGCGGGGCCGCCGGGTGTTCGTCGAGTTCGACGGGGTGGTGGATCGCGGCGGGGTGTGGATCAACGGCCACCATGTCGGCCACCGCCCCAATGGCTATTCGAGCGTGCGCTATGAACTCACGCCGTTCCTCAAGGCGGACGGCGAAAATGTCCTTGCGGTGCGCGCCGACACGGCGGCCCAGCCAGCCTCGCGTTGGTATGCCGGCGGCGGCATCTATCGCCACGCGCGCCTCGCGATCAGCGGTGACATACACTTCGATCAGTCGGGCATCGCGGTGCGCCCCGCCAAGGTGACCCGCGAAGGTGCGGACGTGACCGTCAACGCCAGCATCCGCAACGCTGGTGACAAGGCGGTCAACGCCACACTGTCGGTCGCGATCCGCGATCCCGGCGGGCAGATCGTCGCGCAGGGCGAGAGCAACCGCGGCGGGCTCGACGCCAAGGGGACCGACGCGCTCGAGGCAAAGCTCCGCGTCGCCAATCCGCGGCTGTGGGACACGCGGGATCCGGCGCTCTATACCGCCGAAGTCACGCTCACCGGCGCGGACGGCGCGATGCTCGACAAGCAGACCGAGCGCTTCGGCATCCGCGACGCGCGCTTCGAAGCCGCTACCGGCTTCTGGCTCAACGGCCGGAACTTCAAATTGAAGGGCGTTGCGATCCACGCCGATGGCGGCGCGTTTGGCATGGCGGTGCCGCTGGCGATGTACGAGCGGCGGCTGCGCGGGCTGATGGCGCTCGGCGTCAACGCGGTCCGCACTGCGCATCACCCGTTCTCGCCCGAATTCCTCGATCTGTGCGATCGGCTTGGGCTGATCGTGATGAACGAGGCGTTCGACATGTGGACGGTCGCCAAGAACCCCAACGATTACCACCTGTTCTTCACCGACTGGTCGTCCCTAGACGCGCGCGATTTCGTCCGGCGCGACCGCAACCATCCCAGCGTGGTGATCTGGTCGATCGGCAACGAGATCCACGACACGCCCTATCCGCTGGTCGCCAAGTCGATCGTCGAGCGGCTGATGAAGATCTTCCATGCCGAGGATCCGACGCGCCCGGTGACGATGGCGCTGTTCCGCCCCAATACCACCAAGGATTACGAGAACGGCCTAGCCGACATGCTCGACGTGGTCGGCCAGAATTACCGTGAGAACGAGCTCGCCAAGGCGCATGCGGACAAACCGAGCCGGAAGATCATCGGGACCGAGAACAGCAAGAACCGCGGAAGCTGGCTCGTGGTGCGCGACAATCCGGCCTATGCCGGGATGTTCCTGTGGACCGGGGTCGACTATCTCGGCGAGGCCGATCGCGCGGGCTGGCCGGTGATCGGCAATCCCTCGGGCCTCACCGACCGCAGCGATTTCGTAAAGCCGATCGGCTGGGAGCGCGCGGGCTGGTGGGCCGAAACGCCGGTGGTCAAGATCGCGCGGCGCGTCACCGAAGTGATCGATACCAGCGAGTTGCCGACGATGGTCGGCGTGGCGATGCCGCAACCGCGCGGTCCCGGCGCGCTGATCGACTGGTCGCCCGAGAACCGCGCACCGCATCCGGAAGCGGTAGAGGTCTACAGCAACGCCGCGAGCGTCGAGCTCTTCCTCAACGGCCGCTCGCTGGGTAGCAAGCTGCGTCCCGCCGACGACAGCGCCCGCCGCTGGGACGTGGGCTTCGCGCCCGGCACGCTCCGCGCCGTGGCGCGCGACGCCGCGGGCAAGACGGTCGCGACCGACGAGTTGCGCACCGCCGGCGCCCCCGCCGCGATCCGCCTGACCGCCGAGGCCCCGACGATGGGCAGCGACTTCGACAGCATCGGGTTCGTCCGGGTCGAAGTTGTCGACGCCAAGGGCGTGGTGGTGCCGAGCGCGGCAAACCGCGTCCGCATCGCGGCCGAGGGGCCGGGAAAGCTCGTCGCCTATGACAATGGCTCACCGACCGAGCATACGCCGTTCGGAGCAGCCGAGCGGCCGGTGTTCGGCGGGCATGCGCTGGCGATGTTGCGCGGCACCGCTCCGGGCACCGTGCGAATCCGCGCGACCGCGCCGGGGCTCAAGGCAGGGACCGCGACAATGGTGACGCGGTGA
- a CDS encoding MFS transporter — protein sequence MASSASAPTRQPRWYNYWGWGSGDMLGAGAQAVITGWLLYFFTTFCNLSAAEAGLILGLPRLLEAITCPLIGYVSDNLRHTWIGRRIGRRKIFLIATIPLLPSFALIFIAGHSFTYYLLTFIFFEFVYTMFLIPWETLAAEMTNDYRKKAKFAGARMIVAQSSAILASYLPTLIIGALGGKDSPSTFLIMAAIFGAIFSLVVTLVVIFTWERPYSEAEKQVQSAPLDVKTALMIPVVMFRDLFSTLRIRAFRQHLSIYLGGYISQDIFNTAFPIFVVTVMMGATLIISQLLTIMYVAQLISVMIAINIVIRTGPVIAYRIAISFFGAGLLLFLAFYYLRPARFVADLGALGGNMLSALNPASATFSPVLIFWLFVPILLAGLGRGTLNFVPWSIYNYLPDVDEAVTGQRREGIFAGVMTLVRKLAQSAAIICTGFIIDLGGYISPKAGPGEAMQQTPEAIATITWLLILGPILVMLAGLVASWRFRLNAQTHGVLMAEIDHLRAGGTEPTSPEAKGIVEDLSGWKYHQLWGRNSIAGVRH from the coding sequence ATGGCCAGCAGCGCCTCCGCGCCCACCCGTCAGCCGCGCTGGTACAATTATTGGGGCTGGGGCTCCGGCGACATGCTGGGCGCAGGTGCGCAGGCGGTCATCACCGGCTGGCTGCTCTATTTCTTCACGACCTTCTGCAACCTGTCCGCCGCCGAGGCCGGGTTGATCCTCGGCCTGCCGCGGCTGCTCGAGGCGATCACCTGTCCGCTGATCGGCTATGTGTCCGACAATCTGCGGCATACCTGGATCGGGCGGCGCATCGGGCGGCGCAAGATCTTCCTGATCGCCACGATCCCGCTGCTGCCCAGCTTCGCACTGATCTTCATCGCCGGGCACAGCTTCACCTATTATCTGCTGACCTTCATCTTCTTCGAGTTCGTCTACACGATGTTCCTCATCCCGTGGGAGACGCTCGCCGCGGAGATGACCAACGACTATCGCAAGAAGGCGAAGTTCGCCGGCGCACGGATGATCGTCGCGCAGAGCTCCGCGATTCTCGCTTCGTATCTGCCGACGCTGATCATCGGCGCGCTGGGCGGCAAGGATTCCCCGAGCACCTTCCTGATCATGGCCGCGATCTTCGGCGCGATCTTCAGCCTGGTCGTGACGCTGGTGGTGATCTTCACCTGGGAACGCCCCTATTCCGAAGCCGAGAAGCAGGTGCAGTCTGCGCCGCTCGACGTGAAGACCGCGCTGATGATCCCGGTCGTGATGTTCCGTGATCTGTTCTCGACGCTGCGCATCCGTGCGTTCCGCCAGCATCTGTCGATCTATCTTGGCGGCTACATCTCGCAGGACATCTTCAACACCGCCTTCCCGATCTTCGTCGTCACGGTAATGATGGGCGCGACGCTGATCATCTCGCAGCTGCTCACGATCATGTACGTCGCGCAGCTCATTTCGGTGATGATCGCGATCAACATCGTCATCCGAACCGGCCCGGTGATCGCCTATCGCATCGCGATCAGCTTCTTCGGCGCCGGGCTGCTGCTGTTCCTCGCTTTCTACTATCTGCGGCCCGCGCGCTTCGTCGCGGACCTGGGTGCGCTCGGCGGCAACATGCTTTCGGCGCTCAACCCGGCCTCGGCGACGTTCAGCCCGGTGCTGATCTTCTGGCTGTTCGTGCCGATCCTGCTCGCCGGGCTGGGCCGCGGCACGCTCAACTTCGTGCCCTGGTCTATCTACAACTACCTGCCCGACGTCGACGAAGCCGTCACCGGCCAGCGCCGCGAGGGCATCTTCGCCGGGGTGATGACGCTGGTTCGGAAACTCGCGCAATCGGCGGCGATCATCTGCACGGGCTTCATCATCGATTTGGGCGGCTATATCTCGCCCAAGGCAGGGCCCGGCGAGGCGATGCAGCAGACCCCGGAGGCGATCGCCACGATCACCTGGCTGCTGATCCTCGGGCCAATTCTGGTCATGCTCGCCGGGCTGGTCGCCTCGTGGCGCTTCCGTCTCAACGCGCAGACGCACGGCGTGCTGATGGCCGAGATCGATCATCTCCGCGCCGGGGGCACCGAGCCTACTTCGCCGGAGGCCAAGGGGATCGTCGAGGATCTGTCGGGCTGGAAGTATCACCAGCTATGGGGAAGGAACAGTATCGCTGGAGTGCGCCACTGA
- a CDS encoding glycoside hydrolase family protein — protein sequence MGKEQYRWSAPLMVFAALALLAADPVASVPLFRDPVHDGAADASTVRDAKTGEWVMFYTNRRADLKLADPKDVSWVHGTAIGVARSKDGAKWRYAGTAAIPTSCTGATLWAPEVQRFGDTWHMWITVVPGVFKDWNAPRFLVHLTSRDLKSWQCGERVELGSDRVIDASVLALPQGGYRMWFNDERANKAIKYADSPDLKTWTVRGPVTSTPGEGPKAFRWRGRWWLVSDAWKGLLIQHSSDGENWTAQPGYLGGEPGTRPTDRAKVQHPDVIVAGDRAYLIYFVHQSGEPEAARDFDWHRRSVLQVAELEESDGLLSIDRTKPVTMRLRETVDR from the coding sequence ATGGGGAAGGAACAGTATCGCTGGAGTGCGCCACTGATGGTGTTCGCCGCGCTCGCACTGCTCGCCGCCGATCCGGTCGCATCGGTCCCGCTGTTTCGCGATCCCGTCCATGACGGCGCCGCCGACGCCTCCACGGTGCGCGACGCGAAGACCGGCGAATGGGTGATGTTCTACACCAATCGCCGCGCCGACCTGAAGCTCGCCGATCCCAAGGACGTCAGCTGGGTCCACGGCACGGCGATCGGCGTGGCGCGATCGAAGGACGGCGCGAAGTGGCGCTATGCGGGCACTGCGGCGATTCCGACGAGTTGCACCGGCGCAACCTTGTGGGCGCCCGAGGTTCAGCGCTTCGGCGACACTTGGCATATGTGGATCACGGTCGTGCCCGGCGTGTTCAAGGACTGGAACGCGCCGCGCTTCCTCGTCCACTTGACCAGCCGCGACCTCAAAAGCTGGCAGTGCGGCGAGCGCGTCGAACTCGGCTCGGACCGGGTGATCGACGCGAGCGTCCTCGCACTGCCGCAGGGCGGCTATCGCATGTGGTTCAACGACGAGCGCGCCAACAAGGCGATCAAATACGCGGATAGCCCCGATCTCAAGACCTGGACCGTACGCGGCCCGGTCACCAGCACGCCGGGCGAAGGCCCCAAGGCGTTCCGCTGGCGCGGGCGCTGGTGGCTAGTTAGTGACGCGTGGAAGGGCCTGCTCATTCAGCATTCGTCCGACGGCGAAAACTGGACCGCGCAGCCGGGCTATCTCGGTGGCGAGCCGGGCACCCGCCCGACCGACCGCGCCAAGGTCCAGCACCCCGACGTGATCGTCGCGGGCGACCGCGCGTACCTGATCTACTTCGTCCATCAGTCGGGCGAACCGGAGGCTGCGCGCGATTTCGATTGGCACCGCCGCAGCGTGCTGCAGGTTGCCGAACTCGAGGAAAGTGATGGGTTGCTTTCGATCGATCGCACCAAGCCCGTGACGATGCGCTTGCGCGAGACGGTTGACCGATAG
- the hemW gene encoding radical SAM family heme chaperone HemW, whose product MNSGTTPLALYVHWPFCVSKCPYCDFNSHVRESVDQAAWRDAMLIDLAHEAAQLPGRRLGSIFFGGGTPSLMPPETVAAVIEAAERHWGFEPGIEVTLEANPSSVEAARFADLAAAGVNRVSLGLQALDDAALRFLGRAHGVDEGLAALDTAQSVFRRVSFDLIYARPDQDLAGWEVELRRAIGFGTEHLSLYQLTIEPGTRFATLFEKGELAAYDSDAGADLFEATRDITAAAGLPAYEISNHARPGAESRHNLTYWRYGDYAGIGPGAHGRRGGLATMRHKKPENWLGAVARNGHGLQVEDVLTPQERAVEALVMGLRLPEGVDVARVAKLADGEAPLDQLALARMRDQGLVTVVGDRLAVTNAGMPVLEAILRELVIA is encoded by the coding sequence ATGAACTCCGGCACCACCCCGCTCGCGCTGTATGTGCATTGGCCGTTCTGCGTGTCGAAATGCCCCTATTGCGACTTCAACAGCCATGTCCGCGAGAGCGTCGACCAAGCGGCGTGGCGCGATGCGATGCTCATCGACCTGGCCCATGAGGCGGCGCAATTGCCCGGGCGGCGGCTCGGCTCGATCTTCTTCGGCGGCGGCACGCCCTCGCTGATGCCGCCCGAAACTGTCGCCGCCGTGATCGAGGCGGCGGAGCGGCATTGGGGGTTCGAGCCGGGTATCGAGGTCACGCTCGAAGCCAATCCCTCGTCGGTCGAGGCGGCGCGCTTCGCCGATCTCGCCGCGGCGGGGGTCAACCGGGTTTCGCTCGGGCTGCAGGCGCTGGACGATGCGGCGCTGCGCTTCCTGGGACGGGCGCATGGCGTCGATGAGGGACTGGCGGCGCTGGATACGGCGCAGTCGGTCTTCCGCCGCGTGAGCTTCGACCTGATCTACGCGCGCCCCGATCAGGATCTCGCCGGCTGGGAAGTCGAACTACGCCGCGCGATCGGCTTCGGCACCGAGCATCTGTCGCTCTACCAGCTCACCATCGAGCCGGGAACGCGCTTCGCGACCTTGTTCGAGAAAGGCGAGTTGGCCGCCTATGATTCCGACGCCGGCGCAGATCTGTTCGAGGCGACGCGCGACATCACCGCCGCCGCCGGGCTGCCCGCCTATGAAATCTCGAACCACGCCCGGCCCGGCGCCGAGAGCCGGCACAACCTGACTTATTGGCGCTATGGCGACTATGCCGGGATCGGCCCCGGCGCACATGGCCGGCGCGGCGGGCTCGCGACGATGCGGCATAAGAAGCCTGAGAACTGGCTGGGTGCGGTGGCGCGTAACGGCCATGGCCTCCAGGTCGAGGACGTGCTGACGCCCCAGGAACGCGCAGTCGAGGCGCTGGTGATGGGGCTGCGATTGCCCGAGGGCGTCGATGTCGCGCGGGTCGCCAAACTGGCCGACGGCGAGGCGCCTCTCGACCAGCTCGCATTGGCGCGGATGCGCGACCAGGGTCTGGTGACGGTCGTGGGCGATCGGCTGG